The following proteins are co-located in the Candidatus Planktophila lacus genome:
- a CDS encoding ABC transporter ATP-binding protein, whose protein sequence is MEIIEIQGLTLQRNNRELFEGLNATITKGSISAIIGPNGCGKSSLLLAITGDLKPSSGSIFIAEKNLQDLSDLEQSHLRSMALQERTFWLPMTVREVLALGQSDEAKNQIENIADDLGLTELLGNLVTTLSVGQVQRIEIARTLLRDCPIYLFDEPFAAQDLASKEKLIEIFKQLRSAGKTIVLVAHSEVEKLSWCDQIIQLGS, encoded by the coding sequence ATGGAAATAATTGAGATCCAAGGCTTAACGCTGCAGCGCAATAACCGCGAACTCTTCGAGGGGCTAAACGCCACCATTACTAAAGGTTCAATTAGCGCAATCATCGGTCCAAATGGTTGCGGCAAGAGTTCGTTGCTCTTGGCTATAACCGGTGACTTAAAGCCAAGTAGCGGTTCTATCTTTATCGCTGAAAAGAATCTGCAAGATCTAAGCGATCTCGAACAATCGCACCTGCGCAGTATGGCGCTACAAGAGCGCACCTTCTGGCTACCGATGACAGTCCGCGAAGTACTTGCCTTGGGGCAGAGCGATGAGGCTAAGAATCAGATTGAGAATATAGCGGACGACTTAGGGCTTACCGAATTGTTGGGCAACTTAGTGACCACGCTTTCGGTAGGACAGGTGCAGCGCATTGAAATCGCGCGCACCTTATTGCGCGACTGCCCGATCTACCTTTTTGACGAACCATTTGCAGCGCAGGATCTAGCGAGCAAAGAGAAGTTAATTGAGATCTTTAAGCAACTGCGCAGCGCAGGAAAGACCATCGTTCTGGTTGCACATAGCGAAGTTGAAAAATTATCTTGGTGTGATCAGATAATCCAACTTGGCTCTTAA
- a CDS encoding DUF4192 domain-containing protein encodes MTTLTSPHDLLAAIPFLIGYHPEDSLVVVSIKDNAVGMAMRIDYPVDIPEGAYDLLASHLQRDLATGALLVAYVPSDRSDGEVVLADASAALTRIGIATDESLLIQGGRYRSVLCQDQGCCPAEGNLIPEIDGSRIAVEHVVAGRAMPFANLQALTDSISSLPVATEAKWCEMVDSFAIPKVLDNLPKLQRDGAAAVIDLAGEFASGRIGQDLELTARVIGRLRDIQVRDFALGSHDEENVDTYFQMWRHLMRIAPKGYVAPIASLCAALAYESGDGALAHRALDRALEDANGYSLALLLRRVFTAGWPPASFAAMRRELHPKVCAGIFGLDLPPGHEL; translated from the coding sequence ATGACCACACTTACATCACCACATGACCTACTTGCCGCAATCCCTTTTCTTATCGGTTATCACCCGGAAGATTCGTTAGTTGTTGTCTCGATTAAAGATAACGCTGTCGGAATGGCGATGCGGATTGATTATCCAGTTGATATTCCCGAAGGTGCTTACGACTTATTGGCTTCACATCTACAGCGAGATTTGGCAACTGGGGCGCTGTTGGTTGCTTATGTTCCAAGCGATCGCAGCGATGGGGAAGTTGTTCTTGCCGATGCAAGTGCGGCGTTAACCCGAATTGGTATTGCTACTGATGAATCTCTGCTCATCCAAGGCGGGCGTTATCGCTCTGTTCTATGTCAGGATCAAGGTTGTTGCCCTGCTGAAGGAAACTTAATTCCCGAGATCGATGGTTCGCGTATTGCCGTTGAACATGTTGTTGCAGGTCGTGCGATGCCCTTTGCCAATCTGCAAGCGCTCACTGATTCAATTTCATCGCTGCCGGTAGCAACGGAGGCTAAATGGTGCGAAATGGTGGACAGCTTTGCGATCCCTAAAGTTCTAGATAACTTGCCGAAGTTACAACGCGATGGCGCAGCTGCGGTAATTGATTTAGCAGGTGAATTTGCCAGTGGACGCATTGGCCAAGATCTCGAACTGACCGCAAGAGTTATCGGTCGGTTAAGGGATATTCAGGTGCGCGACTTTGCACTGGGCAGCCATGATGAAGAGAACGTTGATACCTACTTTCAGATGTGGCGCCACCTAATGCGGATCGCACCAAAGGGTTACGTGGCACCGATCGCATCGTTGTGTGCAGCCTTGGCGTATGAAAGCGGTGATGGCGCACTTGCCCATCGCGCGCTAGATCGCGCCCTCGAAGATGCCAATGGTTATTCCCTGGCGCTCTTATTGCGCCGCGTCTTTACAGCAGGGTGGCCACCCGCATCCTTTGCGGCGATGCGCAGAGAACTACATCCCAAAGTCTGCGCTGGAATTTTTGGGTTAGACTTGCCTCCAGGTCACGAGCTCTAA
- a CDS encoding CDGSH iron-sulfur domain-containing protein, with translation MVKPKVFINPKSGSIRITGEVEMVDADGNVLETLENPKFCGCGQSKEKPFCDGSHKGLLKKD, from the coding sequence GTGGTTAAGCCAAAGGTTTTCATAAACCCCAAAAGTGGTTCTATCCGCATAACCGGTGAAGTTGAAATGGTTGATGCTGATGGCAACGTTCTGGAGACTTTAGAAAATCCAAAGTTCTGCGGATGTGGCCAATCAAAAGAAAAACCCTTCTGCGACGGTTCGCACAAGGGTCTTCTTAAAAAAGATTAA
- a CDS encoding DUF7455 domain-containing protein, which yields MTEQVILESTPLNALDRCDRCGAQAYVRATLATGGELMFCAHHGKEYAEKLKAVAVAIQDESERLVESKN from the coding sequence ATGACCGAGCAAGTAATCCTCGAATCCACACCTCTTAATGCACTTGATCGTTGCGATCGTTGCGGCGCTCAGGCATATGTGCGAGCGACCCTCGCAACAGGTGGCGAACTAATGTTCTGTGCACACCACGGCAAGGAATACGCTGAAAAGCTAAAGGCTGTGGCAGTTGCAATCCAAGACGAATCAGAACGCTTGGTTGAATCTAAGAACTAA
- a CDS encoding FecCD family ABC transporter permease — protein sequence MKLRFSLIVIALNIAVVASLLLGATQVENIWRYLFNPGFDSASTNHLILWQIRIPRILVALLIGAALGLAGAIAQSAANNPLADPAILGTSAGASLGVVIGVLLNLAEVGSVLAVLFATIGALIATALTFTWARSVGALIIIGIGTSALFSAVVGLLITATNNPEIRSISFWSLGSLALATSESLLIITPVFLICFFFSFKIAPQLDLLSLGDISVRHLGFSAKAIRLKAFLIIGLLVAVSVSTVGSISFLALAAPHIARILIGGKNRILTIASSLIGALILLVGDTIARSVLPPYELPIGLITSLLGAPILILLVRKAALTWK from the coding sequence ATGAAGTTACGTTTCTCGCTAATTGTTATCGCGCTTAATATTGCGGTGGTTGCATCTCTATTGCTTGGTGCAACGCAGGTGGAAAATATCTGGCGTTATCTATTTAACCCAGGCTTTGACAGCGCAAGTACCAACCATTTGATTCTCTGGCAGATACGAATTCCACGCATTCTGGTTGCACTTTTAATTGGCGCAGCACTTGGGCTGGCCGGTGCGATCGCACAATCTGCGGCGAATAATCCGCTGGCAGATCCTGCAATCTTAGGAACATCAGCTGGTGCAAGCCTGGGCGTTGTAATTGGCGTTCTCCTAAACCTTGCTGAAGTTGGTTCAGTGTTGGCCGTTCTCTTTGCAACTATTGGTGCGCTGATTGCAACGGCGCTCACTTTCACTTGGGCGCGCTCTGTTGGAGCTTTAATCATTATCGGAATCGGTACCTCAGCGCTCTTTTCCGCAGTTGTCGGGCTACTAATTACCGCCACAAATAATCCAGAGATACGTTCAATCTCTTTCTGGTCGCTTGGTTCATTAGCGTTAGCTACTTCAGAGAGCCTTTTGATTATCACGCCAGTATTTCTGATCTGTTTCTTCTTCTCCTTTAAAATCGCTCCACAGTTAGATCTACTCTCACTCGGTGATATCTCAGTTCGTCATTTAGGGTTTTCTGCAAAAGCGATACGTCTGAAAGCCTTCTTGATAATTGGTTTATTGGTTGCAGTCAGCGTAAGCACCGTGGGCTCGATCTCCTTCTTGGCGCTTGCGGCTCCACATATTGCGCGCATTCTCATTGGTGGAAAGAATCGAATATTGACGATCGCATCTTCGCTCATCGGTGCCCTGATCTTGCTAGTCGGTGACACGATCGCGCGCAGCGTTCTTCCGCCATACGAGCTACCTATCGGTTTGATTACATCTCTATTGGGTGCACCAATTCTTATCCTGCTAGTGCGAAAGGCGGCGCTGACATGGAAATAA
- the metX gene encoding homoserine O-acetyltransferase MetX, protein MSNSITTAVTGAWLESHDPGDRKFVKIGFLLLESGETLPDITIAYQTWGTLSAAKDNAILINHAMTGWSDVTSWWPNMVGPGLPFDTDKYFIVCPNVIGGCQGSTGPSSIAPDGKRYGSRFPVVTVRDMAAAELLFSDAIGIKKYRLAVGPSLGGMRSLEWAIEYPDRVGAICTIGSSAVATGDQIGGFSVQIRAIKSDPNFNGGDYYEQANGPIEGLGIARRIAHLTYRTESEMDVRFGGQMQGDDTGRYAVESYLDHQAVKLAKRFDANTYISLTSAMASHDVGRDRGGVVAALESIKIPVVVVSIDTDRLFPPRLQVEIAELVPKAQPLITISSDFGHDGFLVESESVGAAIAKALSII, encoded by the coding sequence ATGTCGAACTCGATTACTACAGCAGTTACAGGGGCATGGCTAGAAAGCCACGATCCCGGCGATCGCAAATTTGTAAAGATCGGTTTTCTATTACTCGAAAGCGGCGAGACGCTGCCCGATATCACGATCGCTTATCAAACTTGGGGCACACTAAGCGCTGCAAAAGATAATGCGATTTTAATTAACCACGCGATGACTGGTTGGTCTGATGTAACTAGCTGGTGGCCAAATATGGTCGGCCCAGGTCTTCCTTTTGATACCGATAAATACTTCATTGTCTGTCCCAATGTAATTGGCGGATGTCAGGGAAGTACTGGTCCATCGAGTATTGCTCCCGATGGCAAACGATACGGTTCACGTTTTCCAGTTGTCACTGTGCGCGATATGGCCGCTGCCGAACTTTTATTTAGCGATGCCATTGGCATTAAGAAATATCGCTTAGCGGTTGGTCCATCCCTTGGCGGAATGCGCTCGCTGGAATGGGCGATTGAATATCCCGACCGTGTAGGTGCGATCTGCACGATCGGTTCCTCTGCCGTAGCAACTGGTGATCAGATCGGTGGATTCTCAGTTCAAATCCGCGCGATTAAGAGCGATCCAAATTTCAATGGTGGCGATTATTACGAGCAAGCAAACGGCCCAATCGAAGGCTTGGGTATCGCCCGACGTATCGCGCATCTGACTTACCGCACCGAATCTGAGATGGATGTGCGCTTTGGAGGCCAGATGCAGGGCGATGACACCGGGCGCTATGCCGTTGAGTCTTATTTAGATCACCAGGCGGTTAAATTGGCTAAACGCTTCGATGCCAATACCTATATCTCGCTGACTTCAGCGATGGCATCCCATGATGTCGGCCGAGATCGCGGGGGAGTCGTGGCGGCGCTGGAATCGATCAAGATTCCGGTCGTTGTGGTCTCAATTGATACCGATCGTCTCTTCCCACCTCGACTTCAGGTTGAGATTGCCGAGCTGGTTCCTAAGGCGCAACCGCTAATTACTATCTCATCGGACTTCGGACACGATGGCTTTTTGGTCGAATCTGAGTCAGTTGGCGCTGCAATCGCCAAAGCGCTGAGTATAATATAG
- a CDS encoding PKD domain-containing protein, which yields MKLPLILITALVISLQTLTSHAADCVKACVDVYTQDGQLVIEARKGSGPSSSKVTKPKVVKPKVVAKPKVVAKPKPVVKPKTVAPIKKAPAKPAKKPVKKAAPKVVAATSLSDRLSKSLPTGGISYQPNFKPLIHTPVYFWNDLPSVFRTQVNLIGETIDVVLRPSYLWSFGDGSFLATTDPGGPFPEGKITHIYSQPGIYPVLLTTTWNGTFSHNAVERAITGQIKKVSALTITVVAAPTRFMN from the coding sequence ATGAAGCTCCCATTAATTCTGATTACAGCGTTGGTAATTTCTCTACAAACTCTCACTTCGCACGCAGCAGATTGCGTCAAAGCCTGTGTTGATGTCTATACCCAAGATGGGCAATTGGTTATTGAAGCGCGAAAGGGAAGTGGCCCAAGTTCAAGCAAGGTGACCAAACCCAAAGTTGTTAAGCCAAAGGTTGTTGCTAAACCTAAAGTTGTAGCCAAACCTAAGCCGGTTGTAAAGCCTAAAACCGTTGCACCGATCAAGAAAGCCCCCGCAAAACCTGCAAAGAAGCCAGTTAAAAAGGCGGCACCGAAAGTTGTTGCAGCAACTTCACTTAGCGATCGCTTAAGCAAATCACTTCCAACTGGCGGCATTTCATATCAGCCAAATTTCAAACCGTTAATTCACACTCCGGTCTATTTCTGGAATGACTTGCCATCGGTCTTTCGCACCCAAGTTAATTTAATTGGCGAAACCATCGATGTGGTTCTGCGCCCTTCATATTTGTGGTCCTTCGGTGATGGTTCATTTCTTGCGACAACCGATCCAGGTGGGCCATTTCCCGAAGGCAAGATCACACACATTTATTCACAGCCCGGCATTTATCCAGTGCTGCTAACAACAACTTGGAACGGCACTTTTTCTCACAACGCCGTAGAACGCGCCATTACCGGCCAAATCAAAAAAGTTTCAGCGCTGACTATCACCGTGGTGGCAGCTCCAACCCGCTTTATGAATTGA
- a CDS encoding RNA polymerase sigma factor yields the protein MAVFSALKNKAKSAKAAKKAPAKKAVAKKAPAKKVAAKKAPVKKAPAKKVAAKPVKKAVVKPVKPVKVALKKDLSAKEVQQLVNLKNDVARHKEIVETLAASGIDNYRKAVKKEFLALAQEARHLDEVIATDSEKARKAGLGTSARILSKAQLALIAPPPAPVAPKSEGKAGKAAVVLDDEGNEIVVEEIELEDVETLIAEVAEIIETEAEDKSNQPRVVNLAEEASGNEENAFTLKASEEDDAPAQTVMTAGATADPVKDYLKQIGRVALLNAELEVELATRIEAGLFAEEKIKEDKKMEKKFKRELEWIVEDGKRAKNHLLEANLRLVVSLAKRYTGRGMLFLDLIQEGNLGLIRAVEKFDYTKGYKFSTYATWWIRQAITRAMADQARTIRIPVHMVEVINKLARVQRQMLQDLGREPTPEELAKELDMTPEKVVEVQKYGREPISLHTPLGEEGDSEFGDLIEDSEAVKPEESVTFTILQEQLMQVLGGLTNREADVIKARYGLTDGQPKTLDEIGKVHGVTRERIRQIESKTMSKLRHPSRSQSLRDYLD from the coding sequence GTGGCTGTATTTAGTGCGCTCAAAAACAAGGCAAAGTCAGCAAAGGCGGCGAAAAAAGCTCCTGCCAAGAAAGCTGTTGCTAAGAAAGCACCTGCAAAAAAGGTAGCCGCCAAGAAGGCACCTGTTAAGAAAGCACCTGCAAAAAAGGTAGCAGCGAAGCCTGTTAAGAAGGCCGTCGTTAAGCCAGTTAAGCCGGTAAAGGTTGCGCTGAAGAAGGACTTATCTGCAAAAGAAGTTCAACAACTTGTAAATTTGAAGAACGACGTCGCTCGCCACAAAGAGATCGTCGAAACACTTGCTGCCAGCGGTATCGATAATTATCGCAAAGCGGTTAAGAAAGAATTTTTGGCGCTCGCCCAAGAAGCGCGCCACCTTGATGAAGTAATTGCAACTGATTCTGAGAAAGCACGCAAAGCAGGACTCGGAACATCTGCGCGAATTCTCTCTAAAGCCCAACTCGCACTAATTGCGCCACCTCCAGCACCTGTTGCTCCAAAGAGCGAAGGTAAAGCCGGCAAGGCTGCGGTAGTTCTAGATGATGAAGGTAACGAAATCGTCGTTGAAGAAATTGAACTTGAAGATGTCGAAACTCTTATCGCTGAAGTCGCTGAAATCATCGAAACAGAAGCAGAAGATAAATCTAATCAGCCACGCGTTGTAAACCTGGCTGAAGAAGCATCTGGAAACGAAGAAAATGCCTTCACCCTTAAGGCCTCTGAAGAAGATGATGCACCTGCGCAGACAGTTATGACTGCTGGTGCAACAGCTGACCCAGTAAAGGATTACCTAAAGCAGATCGGCCGCGTAGCACTCCTTAATGCTGAGCTCGAAGTAGAGCTAGCAACACGTATTGAAGCCGGGCTCTTTGCTGAAGAGAAAATTAAAGAAGATAAGAAGATGGAGAAGAAGTTCAAGCGCGAACTTGAATGGATCGTTGAAGATGGCAAGCGCGCTAAGAACCACTTGCTAGAAGCAAACCTTCGTCTCGTTGTCTCTCTTGCAAAGCGTTACACCGGTCGCGGCATGTTGTTCCTTGATCTAATTCAAGAAGGAAACCTCGGTCTTATCCGTGCGGTTGAAAAGTTCGACTACACAAAGGGTTACAAGTTCTCTACCTATGCAACATGGTGGATCCGTCAGGCGATCACTCGCGCGATGGCAGACCAGGCTCGCACAATTCGTATTCCAGTTCACATGGTTGAAGTCATCAACAAGTTGGCTCGCGTTCAGCGCCAGATGTTGCAAGACCTCGGTCGCGAACCGACTCCAGAAGAGCTCGCTAAAGAACTTGATATGACACCTGAAAAGGTTGTTGAAGTTCAGAAGTATGGTCGCGAACCAATCTCACTTCACACACCACTTGGTGAAGAAGGAGATTCTGAGTTCGGAGATCTCATTGAAGACTCTGAAGCGGTTAAGCCTGAAGAATCTGTAACTTTCACAATCTTGCAAGAACAGTTGATGCAGGTCCTTGGCGGCCTCACCAACCGTGAAGCAGATGTAATCAAGGCTCGTTACGGACTTACAGATGGTCAGCCAAAGACACTTGATGAGATCGGCAAGGTTCACGGGGTAACTCGCGAACGTATCCGTCAGATCGAATCTAAGACTATGTCGAAGTTGCGCCACCCATCACGTTCGCAATCACTTCGCGATTATCTAGATTAA
- a CDS encoding NUDIX hydrolase, which yields MAARDGDGWVECSCGSKHWGLHGAAGLLIYRDGAILLQHRAPWVHNGDTWGIPGGARDSHESVIDGAIREAVEETGIDPQQLTPRQTHNDNHGNWSYDTVIAEATSELVAHELNDESHEVRWVLFDDVTRLPLHPSFAKSWRDLRAKLDYLITPR from the coding sequence ATGGCTGCGCGCGATGGAGATGGTTGGGTCGAGTGCAGTTGCGGCTCTAAACATTGGGGCTTGCATGGCGCAGCAGGTTTACTTATCTATCGCGATGGCGCAATCTTGTTACAGCACCGCGCACCCTGGGTTCATAACGGAGATACTTGGGGAATCCCAGGCGGTGCGCGTGATTCACACGAGAGCGTTATTGATGGCGCAATTCGCGAAGCGGTAGAAGAGACCGGTATTGATCCACAGCAGTTAACCCCGCGCCAAACCCATAACGATAACCACGGTAACTGGTCTTATGACACCGTTATCGCTGAGGCAACGAGCGAACTTGTGGCGCATGAGTTAAATGATGAATCACATGAAGTGCGTTGGGTCTTATTTGATGATGTAACCCGTTTGCCGCTACACCCCAGCTTTGCAAAATCTTGGCGCGACTTAAGAGCCAAGTTGGATTATCTGATCACACCAAGATAA